In Pedobacter sp. W3I1, one DNA window encodes the following:
- a CDS encoding pyruvate dehydrogenase complex dihydrolipoamide acetyltransferase yields the protein MADVIKMPKMSDTMTEGVLAKWHKKVGDKVKSGDVLAEVETDKATMDMESYWDGTLLYVGIEEGTAVPVDAVMAVIGKEGEDYKAALEAEQSASPKSESKDEAPKAEDKKEEAAPAQGGGLSEEELAAKGVTVIRMPLLSDTMTEGVIAEWHKKVGDKVKDDDVLADVETDKATMEVMGYATGTLLHIGVEKGQAAKVNGIIAIVGPEGTDVSGILAGGAQSPKAKDQSEEKAETPKEEKQAISADTSASAPIAESASDSRVKASPLAKKIAKDKGIDLAQVAGSAEGGRIIKKDIENFKPAAAPAKAESASAPAEKTTAAAPVIPTFVGEVKYTEQPVSQMRKVIAKRLAESLFTAPHFYLTVSIDMDNAMAARTAINAVAPVKVSFNDIVIKAVAVALKKHPAVNSSWGGDKIRFNEHTNIGVAMAVEDGLLVPVVRFADGKSLSHISAEVKDFGGKAKAKKLQPADWEGSTFTVSNLGMFGIDEFTSIINSPDGAILSVGAIQQVPVVKNGAVVPGNVMKLTLGCDHRVVDGATGAQFLQTLKGLLEEPIRLLA from the coding sequence ATGGCTGATGTAATTAAAATGCCCAAAATGAGCGACACCATGACCGAAGGGGTTTTGGCAAAGTGGCATAAAAAAGTGGGCGATAAAGTGAAAAGCGGCGATGTTTTGGCAGAAGTAGAAACTGACAAAGCAACAATGGATATGGAATCTTATTGGGATGGTACGCTTTTATACGTAGGTATAGAAGAAGGAACAGCTGTTCCTGTTGATGCTGTCATGGCCGTTATTGGTAAAGAAGGCGAAGATTATAAAGCAGCACTGGAAGCAGAACAATCGGCAAGTCCGAAGTCTGAAAGCAAAGATGAAGCCCCTAAAGCTGAAGATAAAAAAGAAGAGGCTGCACCTGCTCAAGGCGGTGGCTTAAGTGAAGAAGAATTAGCAGCAAAAGGTGTTACGGTTATCCGCATGCCTTTGTTAAGCGATACCATGACTGAAGGCGTAATTGCCGAATGGCATAAAAAAGTTGGCGACAAAGTAAAAGATGATGATGTTCTTGCTGATGTAGAAACCGATAAGGCAACTATGGAAGTAATGGGCTACGCAACAGGAACTTTATTACACATTGGTGTAGAAAAAGGCCAGGCTGCTAAAGTAAACGGAATTATCGCCATTGTTGGTCCTGAAGGAACTGATGTAAGTGGAATTTTAGCTGGAGGAGCTCAAAGTCCAAAGGCTAAAGACCAAAGCGAAGAGAAAGCAGAGACCCCTAAAGAAGAAAAACAAGCTATAAGCGCTGATACAAGTGCATCTGCTCCAATTGCAGAAAGCGCTTCAGATAGCCGTGTTAAAGCGTCTCCTTTGGCTAAGAAAATTGCTAAAGATAAAGGGATCGATTTAGCACAGGTTGCAGGTAGCGCAGAAGGTGGTCGTATCATTAAAAAAGATATCGAAAACTTTAAACCAGCTGCTGCTCCGGCAAAAGCAGAATCTGCATCAGCTCCTGCTGAGAAAACTACAGCTGCTGCGCCAGTTATTCCTACATTTGTTGGTGAGGTTAAATACACCGAACAACCTGTTTCGCAAATGCGTAAAGTAATTGCAAAACGTTTAGCTGAAAGTTTATTTACTGCTCCACACTTTTACCTAACGGTAAGTATCGATATGGACAATGCAATGGCTGCACGTACAGCAATCAACGCAGTTGCTCCTGTTAAGGTTTCTTTCAACGATATCGTAATTAAAGCAGTTGCCGTTGCACTGAAAAAACACCCTGCTGTTAACTCATCATGGGGTGGCGATAAAATCAGGTTTAACGAACATACCAACATTGGTGTAGCTATGGCTGTTGAAGATGGTTTATTGGTACCAGTAGTGCGTTTCGCTGATGGCAAATCTTTATCACACATATCTGCAGAAGTAAAAGATTTTGGTGGTAAAGCAAAAGCTAAAAAATTACAACCAGCAGATTGGGAAGGTTCTACTTTCACCGTTTCTAACTTAGGTATGTTTGGTATTGACGAGTTTACTTCAATTATCAACTCTCCTGATGGTGCCATTTTATCAGTAGGTGCTATACAACAAGTTCCGGTGGTAAAAAACGGCGCTGTTGTTCCTGGTAACGTAATGAAATTGACTTTAGGCTGCGATCACCGTGTGGTTGATGGCGCAACCGGAGCACAGTTCTTACAAACCTTAAAAGGTTTATTAGAAGAACCAATCAGATTATTAGCTTAA
- the pdhA gene encoding pyruvate dehydrogenase (acetyl-transferring) E1 component subunit alpha, with protein sequence MSAVEINKDTWLKWFESMLLMRKFEEKTGQLYGQQKIRGFCHLYIGQEAVVAGAISAMQKGDSMITTYRDHAHALALGVSADSIMAEMYGKATGCSKGKGGSMHMFSKEHNFYGGHAIVGGQIPLGAGVAFAEKYKGTDNVNICYMGDGAVRQGALNETFNMAMLWKLPVIFVCENNGYAMGTSVQRTTNMTDIYKIGLGFDMPCAPVDGMDPVAVHNAMDEAIQRARKGEGPTFLEMRTYRYRGHSMSDPAKYRTKEELEDYKAKDPVEHARETILKEKYADQAWIEEVEAKVKAIVDQAVKFAEESPWPDASELYKDVYMQQDYPYVMD encoded by the coding sequence ATGAGTGCAGTAGAAATAAATAAAGATACCTGGTTAAAGTGGTTTGAGTCGATGTTGCTAATGCGCAAGTTCGAAGAAAAAACTGGCCAGTTATACGGACAACAAAAAATACGTGGCTTTTGTCATTTATACATTGGACAAGAAGCTGTAGTTGCAGGTGCAATATCTGCCATGCAAAAAGGTGATTCAATGATTACTACATACCGTGATCATGCTCATGCCTTAGCTTTAGGAGTTAGTGCTGATAGTATTATGGCAGAAATGTACGGTAAAGCTACAGGTTGCTCTAAAGGTAAAGGTGGTTCAATGCACATGTTCAGCAAAGAGCATAACTTCTACGGTGGTCATGCAATTGTTGGCGGTCAGATTCCACTAGGTGCTGGCGTTGCTTTTGCAGAAAAATACAAAGGAACTGATAATGTTAACATTTGTTATATGGGCGATGGTGCTGTGCGCCAGGGTGCATTAAACGAAACTTTTAACATGGCCATGCTCTGGAAATTGCCTGTTATTTTTGTTTGCGAAAACAATGGTTATGCAATGGGTACCTCGGTACAACGTACGACTAACATGACCGATATTTATAAAATAGGTTTAGGTTTTGATATGCCATGTGCACCAGTTGATGGTATGGATCCGGTTGCTGTGCACAATGCAATGGACGAAGCGATTCAACGTGCACGTAAAGGTGAAGGACCTACTTTCTTAGAAATGAGAACTTACCGTTACCGTGGTCACTCCATGTCAGATCCGGCAAAATATCGTACCAAAGAAGAATTAGAAGATTATAAAGCAAAAGATCCGGTTGAGCATGCAAGAGAAACTATTCTTAAAGAAAAGTATGCAGATCAAGCCTGGATTGAAGAGGTAGAAGCTAAAGTAAAAGCAATTGTAGATCAGGCAGTAAAATTTGCTGAAGAATCTCCTTGGCCTGATGCATCTGAATTATATAAAGATGTATATATGCAACAGGACTACCCTTACGTAATGGACTAA
- a CDS encoding DUF885 family protein — MKKIFLFAACITVVIACKQKSNSDGTVENKTFAALCEQYYQDGLKLNPLNATYIGDERYNDLLANDGSQAYIKEFKSYNERYLDSLGKYDRESLSANDRLSFDYLKDQLNINIEGFKYHFEYLPFNQMFALPLTIGQFGSGTGIQPFKTVKNYEDWLKRINAFSVWADTAIGNFKKGAAAGIVLPKALVIKMIPQMQSMVVATPEESLFYGPIKLMPANFSAADKQKLTEAYRNSITKVIIPTYKKLGDYLQNEYLPKSRTTSGYSAMPGGLAWYTYLVKQQTTTNKTPEEIYQTGLKEVARIKGQMDSIKTLEGFKGDLKAFFEYMKTDKKFMPYKTPKEVLAAFENIHQRMKPNLKKMFDVEPKTPFEIRQTEAFRAASASAEYNQGSADGSRPGIFYVPILDAKTFNTTSGMESLFLHEAIPGHHYQISLTQENKSLPNFRRFGGHNAYVEGWALYCESLGKELGLYQDPYQHMGALGDEMHRAIRLVVDVAIHTKNMSREEAIKYMTDNEAISTEGATAEIERYMGIPAQALGYKTGAMKIRALRTKYEKALGPKFKLAAFHTAVLKDGSFPLSVFEAKMDTWAESQK, encoded by the coding sequence ATGAAAAAGATATTTCTTTTTGCAGCCTGCATCACGGTAGTGATCGCTTGTAAGCAAAAAAGCAATTCGGATGGTACTGTAGAAAATAAAACTTTTGCTGCCCTATGTGAACAATATTATCAGGATGGACTAAAACTGAATCCCCTTAACGCTACCTACATTGGCGATGAGCGTTATAATGATCTTTTAGCCAACGATGGGTCGCAAGCTTATATTAAAGAATTTAAAAGCTATAACGAACGTTATTTAGATAGCCTGGGCAAATACGATCGGGAAAGCCTAAGCGCAAACGACAGATTATCTTTCGATTATTTAAAAGATCAATTGAATATTAATATCGAAGGATTTAAATATCACTTCGAATACCTGCCGTTTAACCAGATGTTTGCTTTGCCCTTAACCATTGGCCAGTTTGGTTCCGGTACGGGCATACAGCCTTTTAAAACGGTAAAAAATTATGAAGATTGGTTAAAACGGATTAATGCATTTTCGGTATGGGCCGATACCGCTATTGGCAATTTTAAAAAAGGTGCTGCCGCCGGTATTGTATTGCCAAAAGCATTGGTGATAAAAATGATCCCTCAAATGCAGAGTATGGTTGTGGCTACACCCGAAGAAAGTTTATTTTACGGGCCAATTAAATTAATGCCAGCAAATTTTTCTGCAGCAGATAAACAAAAGTTAACAGAAGCTTACCGAAATTCGATCACCAAAGTAATTATCCCGACCTATAAAAAGTTGGGCGATTACCTGCAGAACGAATACCTGCCAAAATCAAGAACTACCTCTGGTTATTCTGCCATGCCAGGTGGTTTGGCCTGGTACACCTATTTGGTTAAACAGCAAACTACCACGAATAAAACACCTGAAGAGATTTATCAAACGGGTTTAAAAGAGGTTGCCCGCATTAAAGGCCAAATGGATAGCATCAAAACCTTAGAGGGCTTTAAGGGCGATTTAAAGGCTTTTTTCGAATACATGAAAACGGATAAAAAATTCATGCCTTATAAAACACCAAAAGAAGTTTTAGCGGCCTTTGAGAATATCCATCAGCGCATGAAACCCAATTTGAAAAAGATGTTTGATGTTGAACCTAAAACACCTTTTGAAATCCGGCAAACAGAAGCTTTCAGAGCAGCATCTGCCAGTGCAGAGTATAATCAGGGTTCGGCTGACGGATCACGTCCAGGGATCTTTTATGTGCCAATTTTAGATGCTAAAACATTTAACACTACCTCGGGCATGGAATCTCTTTTTTTGCATGAAGCTATACCTGGTCACCATTATCAGATTTCTTTAACCCAGGAAAATAAATCGCTACCTAATTTCCGCCGTTTTGGTGGCCATAATGCTTATGTAGAAGGCTGGGCCTTATATTGCGAATCGTTGGGGAAAGAACTAGGCCTGTATCAAGATCCTTACCAGCATATGGGTGCTTTGGGCGATGAAATGCACAGGGCCATCCGTTTAGTGGTTGATGTGGCCATCCATACCAAAAACATGAGTAGAGAAGAAGCCATAAAATACATGACAGACAATGAAGCCATTAGTACTGAAGGTGCAACAGCGGAAATCGAACGTTATATGGGTATACCTGCACAAGCTTTAGGCTATAAAACAGGTGCAATGAAAATAAGAGCGTTGAGAACCAAATATGAGAAAGCATTAGGTCCGAAGTTTAAATTAGCAGCTTTTCATACTGCCGTTTTAAAAGATGGATCCTTTCCCTTATCGGTGTTTGAAGCCAAGATGGATACCTGGGCAGAAAGCCAGAAGTAA
- a CDS encoding DUF418 domain-containing protein yields the protein MNNLSSQPIQLNQRTMIVDILRGWALLGVVLMNYYDFFVLDKDPVLFKPDDITDGLMYFARTVFAAKSWTMLSLLFGYGFAVLMNNISNKGQNPYTFFAGRMFWLLVLALINSALFFGDILKDYAILGLLLLFFYRSSAKTTIVVSLVLLLIIPALSAFINSLHDTGREDFTKLFYLYRSNRLSDVLYFGLKGTYVAQMVSKPYLYTVHVVMFCCFLWGFSLYKINFFNALPTKIKLVKKMFWISLGVTLLLSAYFPIIDKLKWNVKDYYNIRYWLILSTMLFISSAICWLYISGKCKVFFGNLAIMGKMTLTNYMVQNLIGLLIFSGFGLGIWTSMPIGFYLIFAIIIYTMQVYFSKWWLSRYNYGPIEWIWRQLSYWKRLPLRKTV from the coding sequence ATGAATAACTTGTCAAGCCAACCTATCCAACTCAATCAGCGTACAATGATTGTTGATATACTTAGAGGCTGGGCGCTTTTGGGTGTTGTTTTGATGAACTATTATGATTTTTTTGTACTGGATAAAGACCCCGTTCTCTTTAAGCCCGATGATATAACCGACGGCTTAATGTATTTCGCAAGAACGGTTTTTGCAGCCAAATCGTGGACAATGCTCAGCCTGCTCTTTGGTTATGGTTTTGCTGTTTTAATGAACAACATAAGCAATAAAGGGCAGAATCCTTATACTTTTTTTGCTGGACGCATGTTCTGGCTACTGGTGCTTGCATTAATTAATAGTGCGCTTTTTTTTGGCGACATTCTAAAAGATTATGCCATTTTAGGGCTGTTACTGTTATTTTTCTACCGAAGCTCGGCCAAAACCACTATTGTGGTAAGCTTAGTGCTATTGTTGATCATCCCGGCATTAAGTGCTTTTATCAATTCGCTGCATGATACCGGCCGGGAAGATTTCACAAAGCTGTTTTATCTATATAGGAGCAATCGACTGTCAGATGTGCTGTACTTCGGGTTAAAAGGCACCTATGTTGCCCAAATGGTCAGCAAACCATACTTATATACAGTGCATGTTGTAATGTTCTGTTGTTTCTTATGGGGTTTTAGTTTGTATAAAATCAATTTCTTTAATGCGTTGCCAACCAAAATAAAGCTGGTAAAAAAAATGTTCTGGATTTCATTGGGTGTCACCCTATTACTTTCTGCCTATTTCCCTATTATCGACAAATTAAAGTGGAACGTTAAAGATTATTATAACATACGTTATTGGCTGATTTTAAGCACCATGTTATTTATTTCCAGTGCCATTTGCTGGCTATACATTTCAGGCAAATGCAAAGTTTTTTTTGGCAACTTGGCTATTATGGGCAAAATGACGTTGACAAATTATATGGTGCAAAATCTGATTGGGCTGCTTATTTTTTCTGGCTTTGGTCTTGGCATTTGGACATCTATGCCAATAGGCTTTTATTTAATATTTGCCATTATTATTTATACGATGCAGGTTTACTTTAGCAAATGGTGGCTTTCCAGGTATAATTATGGCCCCATCGAATGGATCTGGCGGCAATTAAGCTATTGGAAGAGATTGCCGCTAAGAAAAACAGTTTAA